The proteins below come from a single Parageobacillus thermoglucosidasius genomic window:
- a CDS encoding cysteine desulfurase family protein — protein sequence MDRIYLDHAATSPVHPDVVKRMIPLMTEVFGNPSSIHFFGRQSRQAVDEARAVVAASLGAKEPEIIFTSGGTEADNIALIGTAMANRHRGRHIITSMIEHHAVLRACQYLEKQGFEVTYLPVDEQGNVSPADVKAALRDDTILVSIMFANNEVGVLQPIREIGELLKDHQAYFHTDAVQAFGLVPIRVDDYHVDLLSVSAHKINGPKGVGALYVRETVKFSPLFYGGEQERKRRAGTENVAGIAGFAKAVEIMQETMSDKQQEYRLLRETMLSIFAESGISYAVNGNEDRCLPHIVNVAFPGTNVESMLVNLDLAGIAASSGSACTAGSIDPSHVLVAMFGKESDRIRSSVRFSFGLGNTKEQIAKAAMETVKIVKKLTTK from the coding sequence TTGGACCGGATTTATTTAGATCATGCCGCTACCTCGCCCGTTCATCCTGATGTAGTCAAACGCATGATTCCGCTGATGACCGAAGTGTTCGGAAATCCGTCGAGCATTCATTTTTTCGGGAGACAAAGCCGGCAGGCGGTCGATGAAGCGAGAGCCGTTGTGGCAGCAAGTCTTGGCGCAAAAGAACCGGAAATCATTTTCACAAGCGGCGGAACGGAAGCGGATAACATCGCGCTTATCGGGACGGCGATGGCTAACCGCCATCGTGGACGCCATATTATAACATCGATGATTGAGCATCATGCTGTATTGCGCGCATGTCAATATTTAGAAAAGCAAGGATTTGAAGTAACTTATCTTCCTGTGGATGAACAAGGGAATGTGTCGCCAGCAGATGTTAAAGCAGCACTTCGCGATGATACGATTCTCGTTTCCATTATGTTTGCGAACAATGAGGTCGGCGTATTGCAGCCCATTCGCGAGATTGGCGAATTGTTAAAAGACCACCAAGCTTATTTCCACACAGATGCCGTACAAGCGTTTGGGCTTGTTCCGATCCGCGTCGACGACTATCATGTTGATTTGTTGTCGGTTTCTGCGCATAAAATCAACGGCCCAAAAGGGGTCGGCGCTTTATATGTCCGGGAGACAGTGAAATTTTCCCCGCTTTTTTATGGCGGAGAACAAGAGCGGAAACGCCGTGCCGGAACGGAAAATGTGGCAGGCATCGCGGGATTTGCCAAAGCGGTGGAAATTATGCAAGAGACGATGTCTGACAAGCAACAGGAGTACCGCTTGCTGAGAGAGACGATGCTGTCTATTTTTGCGGAGTCGGGAATTTCTTACGCGGTGAACGGAAATGAAGACCGCTGCCTCCCGCATATCGTCAATGTCGCGTTTCCGGGGACGAACGTTGAATCTATGCTTGTCAATCTTGATTTGGCGGGAATAGCAGCTTCAAGCGGTTCTGCGTGCACCGCCGGCTCGATTGATCCGTCGCACGTCCTTGTGGCGATGTTTGGCAAAGAATCGGATCGCATTCGTTCTTCTGTCCGTTTTAGTTTCGGATTAGGCAATACAAAAGAACAAATTGCCAAGGCGGCAATGGAAACAGTTAAAATTGTGAAAAAATTAACAACTAAGTAG
- a CDS encoding PRC-barrel domain-containing protein — protein sequence MRTFSHMKGLPVYEQKTGKNVGKISDICFTNTGKVQGFIVESKGWFARHRYLPLHGVQAFGSDGVIVHDDALLRSSSLPAGYSLYSERGIAGKPVITADGQKLGLLEDVYFHGQLGIIGGYEITEGFFADLTEGKKRMDAVPFTVGEEAIIVNTMM from the coding sequence TTGCGGACATTTTCACATATGAAAGGGCTTCCTGTATATGAGCAAAAAACAGGGAAAAACGTCGGAAAAATAAGTGACATTTGCTTTACCAACACAGGGAAAGTCCAAGGGTTTATCGTCGAAAGCAAAGGATGGTTTGCGCGCCATCGGTATCTTCCGCTTCATGGCGTTCAAGCATTTGGATCGGATGGGGTCATCGTGCATGATGATGCGCTTTTACGATCCTCCTCTTTGCCAGCTGGCTACTCTCTTTACAGCGAACGCGGAATCGCCGGAAAACCGGTGATTACTGCGGATGGCCAGAAGCTTGGATTGTTGGAAGATGTATATTTTCACGGGCAATTGGGCATAATCGGAGGATATGAGATTACAGAAGGTTTTTTTGCTGATTTGACGGAAGGGAAAAAGCGGATGGATGCGGTTCCCTTTACGGTCGGGGAAGAAGCGATTATTGTTAACACAATGATGTAA
- a CDS encoding IreB family regulatory phosphoprotein yields the protein MSSFDQTMQFHFSEEPAETNIREVLLTVYDALQEKGYNPINQIVGYLLSGDPAYIPRHKDARALIRKVERDELIEELVKFYLQGQRKG from the coding sequence GTGAGCTCATTTGATCAAACGATGCAGTTTCATTTTTCTGAAGAGCCGGCCGAGACGAACATTCGTGAAGTGTTGCTGACGGTATATGATGCTCTTCAAGAAAAAGGATACAATCCGATCAATCAAATTGTCGGTTATTTATTATCTGGCGACCCTGCTTACATCCCTCGCCATAAAGATGCCCGAGCGTTAATTCGCAAAGTTGAGCGTGATGAATTAATTGAGGAGTTAGTGAAATTCTATTTACAAGGACAGCGAAAGGGTTAA
- a CDS encoding AI-2E family transporter, which translates to MGEKQWLSIIRVSKWLVVVMMIYLIVRMKEVWMPVVHLFITILIPFVIAAFITYLLHPFVESIYEKGIPRWMAILLIYFLFFGGIGYGFYKGIPLLIQQLKDLSESLPALTETYRNWTKQIHNETSAWPLEIHTRIETMIVQLEQTAANALTAVINGVKGLVNSALLFLLIPFIVFYMLKDIDQLKKAVWYMTPKRWRQPGLAFLKDVDESLGSYIRGQLFVGFIIGMVAALALWIAGMDYPLLLGFIIGATNIIPYFGPIIGAVPSVILAATVSLKMVLIISAIIFFLQFLEGNILSPLIVGKSLHMHPLVIMFALFAGGEIAGVLGLIVAVPLLAVLKVALLHWKEHSRAH; encoded by the coding sequence ATGGGGGAGAAGCAATGGTTGTCCATCATTCGTGTGAGCAAATGGCTGGTTGTTGTGATGATGATTTACTTAATTGTTCGCATGAAGGAAGTATGGATGCCGGTTGTGCATTTATTTATAACCATACTTATTCCATTTGTGATTGCTGCATTTATTACGTACTTATTACATCCGTTCGTGGAATCCATTTATGAAAAAGGCATTCCGCGCTGGATGGCAATTTTATTGATTTATTTTCTCTTTTTCGGCGGCATCGGTTATGGTTTTTATAAAGGAATTCCGTTGCTGATCCAGCAGCTGAAAGACTTGAGCGAAAGCTTGCCGGCATTAACGGAGACATACCGGAACTGGACAAAACAAATCCACAATGAAACATCGGCATGGCCGCTGGAAATTCACACAAGAATCGAAACGATGATCGTGCAGCTGGAACAAACGGCGGCGAACGCGCTAACGGCGGTGATTAACGGAGTGAAAGGGCTTGTTAATTCCGCGCTGTTGTTTTTGCTTATTCCGTTTATCGTTTTTTACATGCTGAAGGATATCGATCAGCTGAAAAAAGCGGTATGGTATATGACACCGAAACGGTGGCGCCAACCAGGGCTTGCGTTTTTGAAAGATGTAGACGAATCGCTTGGCAGCTATATCCGTGGCCAATTGTTTGTCGGATTCATCATCGGGATGGTTGCCGCACTTGCGTTATGGATCGCAGGCATGGACTACCCGCTTTTGCTCGGGTTTATTATCGGGGCAACGAATATTATTCCTTATTTTGGGCCGATTATCGGAGCGGTTCCCTCCGTCATTTTGGCGGCTACCGTTTCGCTCAAAATGGTGCTTATTATCTCTGCAATTATTTTTTTTCTGCAATTTTTAGAAGGCAATATTTTATCGCCATTGATTGTCGGGAAAAGTTTGCACATGCATCCGCTTGTGATTATGTTTGCCTTGTTTGCCGGCGGGGAAATAGCGGGGGTGCTTGGCCTGATTGTTGCCGTTCCGCTTCTTGCTGTATTAAAAGTCGCTCTTCTTCATTGGAAAGAACATTCTCGGGCGCATTGA
- a CDS encoding YrzQ family protein has protein sequence MNRAMTSLFALGLGVAAYQLAQRNDWLNNRSIKKMRHRLAKAIR, from the coding sequence ATGAATCGCGCAATGACCTCTTTGTTTGCGTTAGGATTAGGAGTTGCTGCTTATCAGCTGGCACAGCGCAACGATTGGCTGAACAATCGCTCCATCAAAAAAATGCGCCACCGGTTAGCGAAAGCGATTCGTTAA
- the recD2 gene encoding SF1B family DNA helicase RecD2 has protein sequence MQQPESFVFEGTSFIKGSYISTIFHNEANLYSVVRVRVEETNEAYDEQEVVVTGYFPKMNEHDTYIFYGKFHDHPKFGRQYVVDHFRKQFPNTKDGIIHYLSSDLFKGIGKKTAKAIVEALGENAISKILADPSVLDDVPKLSKQRAKELYDTLRAHEGLEQTMIALSQFGFGPQLSMKIYQVYQDETLSVIQQNPYQLVEDVEGIGFGRADELGYRLGISGSHPARIRAACLFVIERDCLQEGHVYVTERQLVTNIKQLLEAKRKETVSEEAIEQMLLMLSEEGKLIKEDEKFYIPSLYFAEKGIVTNVKRLLQQTEAVMTFPESEFLLALGRLEERLSVQYAPTQKEAIRQALSSPLFILTGGPGTGKTTVIKGIVEIFADLHGFSLDPKDYTKDDPFPILLAAPTGRAAKRMSEATGLPAVTIHRLLGWNGAEGFTHDEDEPISGKLLIVDEMSMVDTWLANQLFKSIPDGMQVILVGDEDQLPSVGPGQVLKDLLQAGVIPTVRLTEVYRQAEGSSIIELAHQMKNGGLPPDLTAPKADRSFIRCQTSQVAEVVRQIADNARRKGFAVKDIQVLAPMYRGPAGIDRLNQVLQDLFNPKSEKKRELSVGDVIYRVGDKVLQLVNQPDDNVFNGDIGEIVAIFYAKENTEKQDLVVVSFDGIEVTYSRQDLSQITHAYCCSIHKSQGSEFPIVILPVVKSYYRMLKRNLLYTAVTRSKQFLIICGEEEAFKLGVARSDDSSRQTTLTEKLQKILVPAVEGELPMEDANIGMENVSPYDFMDE, from the coding sequence TTGCAGCAACCGGAATCATTTGTTTTCGAGGGAACTTCGTTTATAAAAGGTTCATATATTTCCACCATTTTTCATAATGAAGCGAATTTGTATTCCGTCGTTCGCGTCCGGGTCGAAGAAACGAACGAAGCGTACGATGAACAAGAAGTTGTGGTGACCGGATATTTCCCTAAAATGAACGAGCATGACACGTATATTTTTTACGGGAAATTTCATGACCATCCAAAGTTCGGCCGGCAATATGTTGTCGACCATTTCCGCAAACAATTCCCTAACACGAAAGACGGCATCATTCACTATTTATCCAGCGATTTATTTAAAGGAATCGGGAAAAAAACGGCAAAAGCGATCGTCGAAGCGCTTGGCGAAAATGCCATTTCCAAAATTTTAGCGGATCCAAGCGTGTTGGATGATGTTCCAAAATTGTCAAAGCAAAGGGCAAAAGAGCTGTATGATACGCTGCGTGCCCATGAAGGGCTGGAACAGACGATGATCGCGCTTTCCCAGTTTGGTTTTGGCCCGCAATTGTCGATGAAAATTTATCAAGTATACCAAGATGAAACACTCTCCGTTATTCAGCAAAACCCCTACCAGCTTGTCGAAGATGTCGAAGGAATCGGCTTTGGCCGCGCCGACGAATTAGGCTACCGGCTTGGCATTTCCGGCAGCCATCCTGCGCGCATTCGCGCGGCGTGTTTGTTTGTGATAGAACGGGATTGCCTTCAAGAAGGGCATGTGTATGTGACAGAAAGGCAGCTTGTCACAAACATTAAACAGCTTTTGGAAGCAAAACGAAAAGAAACAGTCAGTGAAGAAGCGATCGAGCAAATGTTGTTAATGCTTTCTGAAGAAGGAAAGCTAATCAAGGAAGATGAAAAATTTTATATTCCGTCGCTTTATTTTGCTGAAAAAGGAATTGTGACAAATGTGAAGCGCCTTTTACAGCAAACGGAAGCAGTGATGACGTTTCCGGAATCGGAATTTTTGCTAGCGCTCGGAAGGCTTGAGGAGCGTTTATCCGTTCAATATGCTCCCACGCAAAAAGAAGCGATTCGACAAGCGCTTTCTTCCCCGCTGTTTATTTTGACCGGAGGCCCCGGCACAGGAAAAACGACAGTCATTAAAGGGATTGTGGAAATTTTCGCTGATTTGCACGGTTTTTCCCTCGATCCGAAAGATTATACGAAAGATGATCCATTTCCGATTTTGCTCGCCGCGCCGACGGGAAGGGCGGCAAAAAGAATGAGCGAAGCGACGGGTTTGCCTGCGGTGACGATTCACCGTTTGCTTGGATGGAATGGGGCGGAAGGTTTTACCCATGACGAGGACGAGCCGATTAGCGGCAAACTTTTAATCGTTGATGAAATGTCGATGGTCGATACGTGGCTGGCCAATCAGCTGTTTAAGTCGATTCCGGACGGCATGCAAGTGATCCTTGTCGGGGATGAAGATCAGCTGCCATCTGTCGGACCGGGACAAGTGTTAAAGGATTTATTGCAAGCGGGTGTCATCCCGACCGTTCGACTAACCGAAGTGTACCGGCAAGCGGAGGGCTCATCGATTATCGAATTGGCGCACCAAATGAAAAACGGGGGCCTTCCTCCAGACTTAACTGCTCCAAAGGCAGACCGCTCATTCATTCGCTGCCAGACTTCACAAGTTGCTGAAGTTGTCCGGCAAATTGCCGACAACGCGCGCAGAAAAGGCTTCGCAGTGAAAGACATTCAAGTGCTTGCCCCGATGTATCGCGGCCCTGCCGGGATCGACCGCCTCAATCAAGTGCTGCAAGATTTGTTTAATCCGAAATCTGAGAAAAAGCGGGAACTTTCGGTTGGCGATGTCATATATCGGGTTGGTGATAAGGTGCTGCAGCTTGTCAACCAACCTGATGACAATGTGTTTAATGGGGACATTGGGGAAATTGTCGCGATTTTTTACGCGAAAGAAAATACGGAGAAGCAAGATTTAGTTGTCGTTTCTTTTGACGGCATCGAGGTGACATATTCGCGGCAAGATTTGTCGCAAATTACGCATGCATATTGCTGTTCCATTCATAAATCGCAAGGAAGCGAATTTCCAATTGTCATTTTGCCGGTTGTGAAAAGCTATTATCGCATGTTAAAGCGGAATTTATTATATACGGCCGTGACAAGGAGCAAACAATTTTTAATTATATGCGGCGAAGAAGAGGCGTTTAAATTAGGGGTTGCCCGCAGTGATGATAGCTCCCGGCAAACAACGCTGACGGAAAAATTGCAAAAAATTCTTGTCCCTGCTGTTGAAGGGGAGCTGCCGATGGAAGACGCGAACATCGGAATGGAAAACGTTTCACCGTATGACTTTATGGACGAGTAG
- the alaS gene encoding alanine--tRNA ligase has product MKKLTSAQVRKMFLDFFKEKGHAIEPSASLIPVDDPSLLWINSGVATLKKYFDGRVVPDNPRICNVQKSIRTNDIENVGKTARHHTFFEMLGNFSIGDYFKREAIHWAWEFLTSEKWIGFEPERLSVTIHPEDDEAFEIWHKEIGLPEERIIRLEGNFWDIGEGPSGPNTEIFYDRGEEFGNDPNDPELYPGGENDRYLEVWNLVFSQFNHNPDGTYTPLPKKNIDTGMGLERMCSILQGTPTNFETDLFMPIIRATERISGEQYGADAEKDVAFKVIADHIRAVTFAIGDGALPSNEGRGYVLRRLLRRAVRFAKQLHIERPFMYELVPVVGEIMGDFYPEVKEKAAFIQKVIKTEEERFHETLHEGLAILASVIEKEKERGSDVISGEDVFRLYDTYGFPVELTEEYAQEEGMKVDHEGFEREMERQRERARAARQDVDSMQVQGGVLGDIKVESRFVGYDELHAQSKVAVIVKDGNLADEVSEGEEAQIILDVTPFYAESGGQIADQGWLENETARAFVKDVQKAPNGQHLHHIIVEKGTLKKGETYMARIDEAKRASIVKNHTATHLLHQALKDVLGPHVNQAGSLVAPDRLRFDFSHFGQVKPEELERIEAIVNEKIWRSIPVDIFYKPLAEAKAMGAMALFGEKYGDIVRVVQVGDYSLELCGGCHVPNTSAIGLFKIVSESGIGAGTRRIEAVTGEAAYRFMNEQIALLQEVAQKLKTSPKEITHRIDALMNEIRQLQRENESLAARLGNMEAASLVNKVKQVNGIPVLASKVNAADMNHLRTMVDELKQKLGSAVIVLAAVHGEKVSLIAGITDDLVEKGYHAGKLIKEVAVRCGGGGGGRADMAQAGGKDPGKVGEALQYVETWIKSV; this is encoded by the coding sequence ATGAAAAAGCTTACTTCAGCACAAGTAAGGAAGATGTTTTTAGACTTTTTCAAAGAAAAAGGTCACGCAATCGAGCCGAGCGCCTCGCTCATTCCTGTCGATGATCCGTCTTTGCTGTGGATCAACAGCGGCGTCGCCACATTAAAAAAATATTTTGATGGCCGTGTCGTTCCAGATAATCCGCGCATTTGCAATGTGCAGAAGTCCATTCGTACAAACGACATTGAAAATGTCGGGAAAACGGCGCGCCACCATACATTTTTCGAAATGCTCGGAAATTTTTCGATTGGCGATTATTTTAAACGAGAAGCCATTCATTGGGCATGGGAATTTTTAACAAGCGAAAAATGGATTGGTTTTGAACCGGAGCGATTGTCAGTAACGATTCATCCGGAGGACGATGAAGCATTTGAAATTTGGCATAAAGAAATTGGCCTTCCAGAAGAACGGATTATCCGTTTGGAAGGAAACTTTTGGGATATTGGCGAAGGCCCGAGCGGCCCGAATACGGAAATTTTTTATGATCGCGGCGAAGAGTTTGGAAATGATCCGAATGATCCCGAATTATATCCGGGCGGAGAAAACGATCGCTATTTAGAAGTATGGAATCTCGTGTTTTCACAATTTAACCATAACCCGGACGGTACATATACGCCGCTTCCAAAGAAAAACATTGATACAGGCATGGGATTGGAGCGGATGTGCTCGATCTTGCAAGGAACGCCGACCAACTTTGAAACAGATTTATTTATGCCGATTATCCGTGCGACAGAACGGATTTCTGGAGAACAGTATGGTGCTGATGCGGAAAAAGACGTGGCGTTTAAAGTAATTGCCGACCATATCCGAGCGGTAACATTTGCTATTGGCGACGGGGCGCTTCCATCCAATGAAGGCCGCGGTTATGTATTGCGCCGCTTGCTGCGCCGAGCGGTTCGTTTTGCCAAACAACTTCATATCGAACGTCCGTTTATGTATGAATTGGTGCCAGTGGTTGGCGAAATCATGGGGGATTTCTATCCAGAAGTAAAAGAAAAAGCAGCATTTATTCAAAAAGTCATTAAAACCGAAGAAGAACGTTTCCATGAAACGTTGCATGAAGGCTTGGCAATTTTAGCAAGCGTCATCGAAAAAGAAAAAGAGCGCGGCAGTGATGTCATTTCCGGGGAAGACGTGTTCCGGCTTTATGACACATATGGTTTTCCTGTGGAATTAACGGAAGAGTACGCGCAAGAAGAAGGAATGAAAGTGGATCACGAAGGTTTTGAACGGGAAATGGAGCGTCAACGGGAACGCGCCCGCGCCGCTCGCCAAGATGTTGACTCGATGCAAGTACAAGGAGGCGTGCTCGGTGACATAAAAGTCGAAAGCCGCTTCGTCGGTTATGATGAGCTGCATGCGCAATCCAAAGTAGCCGTGATCGTTAAAGACGGCAATCTGGCCGATGAAGTGAGCGAAGGAGAAGAAGCGCAAATTATATTAGATGTAACGCCGTTCTACGCGGAAAGCGGCGGGCAAATCGCTGACCAGGGATGGCTGGAAAACGAAACGGCGAGAGCGTTTGTTAAAGACGTCCAAAAAGCGCCGAACGGGCAGCATTTGCATCATATCATCGTCGAAAAAGGAACGTTGAAAAAAGGCGAAACATATATGGCGCGAATCGATGAAGCGAAACGGGCAAGCATTGTGAAAAATCACACGGCGACACATTTGCTGCATCAAGCATTAAAAGATGTGCTCGGGCCGCACGTCAACCAAGCGGGATCGCTGGTTGCCCCAGATCGCTTGCGCTTTGACTTTTCGCATTTCGGACAAGTAAAGCCAGAGGAACTGGAACGCATCGAAGCGATTGTGAACGAAAAAATTTGGCGCAGCATTCCTGTCGACATTTTCTATAAGCCGCTGGCGGAAGCAAAAGCGATGGGCGCAATGGCGTTATTCGGCGAAAAATACGGGGATATCGTCCGCGTTGTGCAAGTAGGCGATTACAGCTTGGAGCTTTGCGGAGGCTGCCATGTGCCAAACACGTCGGCAATCGGCTTGTTTAAAATTGTTTCCGAATCAGGCATTGGCGCAGGCACGCGCCGGATTGAAGCGGTGACAGGGGAAGCGGCGTACCGCTTTATGAATGAACAAATCGCCTTGTTGCAAGAAGTCGCGCAAAAATTAAAAACAAGCCCGAAAGAAATCACTCACCGCATCGATGCGCTAATGAACGAGATTCGCCAATTGCAGCGCGAAAACGAATCATTAGCGGCACGCCTTGGAAATATGGAAGCAGCCAGCCTTGTCAACAAAGTGAAACAGGTTAACGGAATTCCTGTACTAGCAAGCAAAGTGAACGCCGCGGACATGAACCATTTGCGTACAATGGTCGATGAGTTAAAACAAAAATTAGGATCAGCGGTTATCGTATTAGCGGCTGTGCATGGGGAAAAAGTAAGCTTGATCGCCGGAATTACGGATGACTTAGTGGAAAAAGGATATCATGCTGGAAAACTAATTAAAGAAGTTGCCGTCCGTTGCGGCGGCGGTGGTGGTGGCCGCGCTGACATGGCTCAGGCTGGCGGAAAAGACCCAGGCAAAGTCGGGGAAGCATTGCAATATGTCGAAACATGGATAAAATCCGTTTGA
- a CDS encoding tetratricopeptide repeat protein gives MEEKNRAGIAYMQKGNYEEAIKCFHDVIEENPNDPVGYINFGTVLAAAGEEEKALNFFKKAIELDSNAAAAYYGMGSVFYKRQQFAQAKDMFEQAIQKGLNDGDVFFMLGMSLMHLEAPRLALPYLQRAAELNESDVEAVFQLGLCLAQLEFVDEAMRYFQKTIQLNERHADAYYNLGVIYAYKDDVKTALKMFTTALQIQPDHLLAGYGKKMMEKALQR, from the coding sequence ATGGAGGAGAAAAACCGCGCAGGAATCGCATATATGCAAAAAGGAAATTATGAAGAAGCGATCAAATGTTTTCATGATGTGATTGAAGAAAATCCGAACGATCCAGTCGGCTACATCAATTTTGGGACCGTGTTGGCCGCGGCTGGAGAAGAGGAAAAAGCGCTTAACTTTTTCAAAAAGGCGATAGAGCTCGATAGCAACGCGGCGGCGGCATATTATGGAATGGGCTCTGTCTTTTACAAGCGCCAGCAGTTTGCGCAAGCGAAGGATATGTTTGAGCAAGCGATTCAAAAGGGGCTGAATGACGGAGACGTCTTTTTCATGCTTGGAATGTCATTGATGCATTTGGAGGCGCCCCGTCTTGCGCTGCCGTATTTACAAAGAGCGGCGGAGCTGAACGAGAGCGACGTAGAGGCGGTGTTTCAGCTCGGGCTGTGCCTGGCGCAGCTTGAATTTGTCGATGAGGCGATGCGCTATTTTCAAAAAACGATCCAGCTAAATGAACGCCATGCCGATGCGTATTATAATTTAGGGGTTATCTATGCTTATAAAGATGATGTCAAGACCGCATTAAAAATGTTTACGACCGCGCTTCAGATCCAGCCAGATCATTTGCTCGCCGGATATGGGAAAAAAATGATGGAAAAGGCGTTACAACGATAA
- the ruvX gene encoding Holliday junction resolvase RuvX: MRALGLDLGTKTLGVAVSDELGWTAQGIETISIDEEQGEYGLKRLREIIDEYKVDTIVVGFPKNMNGTVGPRAEASQRFAKILEQEFALPVILWDERLSTMAAERMLIAADVSRKKRRKVIDKMAAAVILQSYLDSKQ; the protein is encoded by the coding sequence ATGCGTGCATTGGGGCTTGATTTAGGTACAAAGACGCTTGGGGTGGCCGTCAGCGATGAATTAGGTTGGACTGCGCAAGGAATTGAAACGATTTCGATTGATGAGGAACAAGGAGAATACGGTTTAAAGCGGCTTCGCGAGATTATCGATGAATACAAAGTCGATACGATCGTCGTCGGGTTTCCGAAAAATATGAATGGCACGGTCGGGCCGCGTGCGGAGGCGAGCCAGCGCTTTGCCAAAATACTTGAACAAGAGTTTGCGTTGCCCGTTATACTGTGGGACGAGCGGTTGTCCACCATGGCGGCAGAGCGGATGTTAATCGCCGCTGACGTCAGCCGGAAAAAAAGAAGGAAAGTGATTGATAAAATGGCGGCTGCCGTTATTTTACAGTCGTATCTTGACAGCAAACAATAA
- the mnmA gene encoding tRNA 2-thiouridine(34) synthase MnmA — protein sequence MNKPPKDTRVVVGMSGGVDSSVAALLLKQQGYDVIGIFMKNWDDTDENGVCTATEDYEDVVRVCNQIGIPYYAVNFEKQYWDKVFTYFLDEYKAGRTPNPDVMCNKEIKFKAFLEHALSIGADYVATGHYARIEYRDGEYKLLRGVDQKKDQTYFLNQLGQEQLSKVMFPLGHLEKAQVRQIAKDAGLATATKKDSTGICFIGERDFKKFLSSYLPAQPGIMQTLDGEVKGKHDGVMYYTIGQRHGLGIGGNGEPWFVVGKNVKENILYVAQGFNNEYLYSTSLIATNVNWVSDRKPPKSFRCTAKFRYRQPDIGVTVHVMDDDKVEVIFDEPVRAVTPGQAVVFYNGEECLGGGTIDKVFRNGERLWYVA from the coding sequence GTGAACAAACCCCCAAAAGATACGCGCGTTGTTGTCGGCATGTCGGGCGGAGTCGATTCATCGGTGGCGGCATTGCTTTTAAAACAGCAAGGGTACGATGTCATCGGCATATTTATGAAAAACTGGGACGATACAGATGAAAACGGCGTTTGCACGGCGACGGAAGATTATGAAGATGTGGTGCGCGTTTGCAACCAAATTGGCATTCCGTACTATGCCGTTAATTTTGAGAAACAATATTGGGATAAAGTGTTTACGTACTTTTTGGATGAATATAAAGCCGGACGCACTCCGAATCCCGACGTGATGTGCAACAAAGAAATTAAGTTCAAAGCATTTTTGGAACATGCGTTATCGATCGGCGCCGACTATGTGGCGACTGGCCATTATGCCCGGATTGAGTACCGCGACGGCGAATATAAACTGCTGCGCGGCGTCGACCAAAAGAAAGACCAAACGTATTTTTTGAACCAATTAGGGCAAGAGCAGCTGTCGAAGGTGATGTTTCCGCTCGGCCATCTTGAAAAAGCGCAAGTGCGGCAAATCGCGAAAGACGCCGGGCTTGCCACAGCGACAAAAAAAGATAGCACGGGAATTTGCTTTATCGGTGAACGGGATTTTAAAAAGTTTTTAAGCAGTTATTTGCCGGCACAGCCGGGGATTATGCAAACGCTGGATGGCGAAGTGAAAGGAAAGCATGACGGAGTGATGTACTATACGATCGGACAGCGCCACGGTCTTGGCATTGGCGGAAACGGCGAGCCATGGTTTGTGGTCGGCAAAAACGTGAAGGAAAATATTTTGTACGTCGCACAAGGGTTTAACAATGAATATTTATATTCGACTTCGCTTATTGCGACAAATGTCAACTGGGTGTCAGACCGCAAACCGCCAAAATCGTTCCGGTGCACAGCGAAATTCCGTTACCGCCAGCCAGATATAGGCGTCACTGTGCATGTGATGGATGATGATAAAGTAGAAGTTATCTTTGATGAACCGGTTCGCGCTGTTACTCCCGGGCAAGCCGTCGTGTTTTACAATGGCGAGGAATGTCTTGGTGGCGGAACGATCGATAAAGTGTTCCGCAATGGCGAACGGCTTTGGTATGTCGCCTGA